The proteins below are encoded in one region of Limisphaera ngatamarikiensis:
- the rpoB gene encoding DNA-directed RNA polymerase subunit beta: MPARATERINFGRIKEIIAPPNLIELQITSYEEFLQKDVPPNKRKLTGLQAVFKEIFPIESYDGKFVLDFVSYEIGEPKMDWLEALREGLTYGAPLYVTFRLREENKSVKEERVFMGEIPLMTPQGSFVINGAERVVVSQLHRSPGLVFEATQHANGKTLHSYRIIPDRGSWYEAQFDTNDLLYVYLDRKKRRRKFLITTFFRAISFLDGEPVKGRDGTEKPRGTDEEILRLFYNIEELTLKEAEKRDDLANLVLVHDVINPENNYVVVRAFESLSKAVLKQIADAGLQRIRVVDISVDEGVIIKCIRKDPARNEEEALRDIYRRLRPGDPPTPANARALIKRLFFDPKRYDLGRVGRYKINQKLGLKTGDVRILTKEDLVAATKYLLRLRQGEGTLDDIDHLGSRRVRTVGELLANQCRVGLARTERLVKERMTLFDQTVEPMTPQKLINPKALSAVIRDFFGRSQLSQFMDQINPLAELTHKRRLSALGPGGLSRDRAGFEVRDVHPSHYGRICPIETPEGPNIGLIASLATYARVNEFGFLETPYRKVEKGRVTDKIEYLTADQEEQYLIAQANTPVDEKGRFLVDRVLCRARGDFVEVEPEQVDYMDVSPKQLVSVAASLIPFLEHDDANRALMGSNMQRQAVPLIVTEAPYVATGMEERVARDSRAVVVAEESGRVAAITGTQIIVTRDGKLPESRRKLRHDPEKGIWIYPIRKFMRSNAATCINQKILVRVGEPVKKGQVLADGPCTSNGELALGRNVLVAFMPWNGYNFEDAILISSRIVKEDIFTSIHIEEFEVSARDTKLGPEEITRDIPNVGEDALKNLGPDGVIRIGAEVRPGDILVGKITPKSETELAPEERLLRAIFGEKAADVKDTSLRVPSGTYGIVMDVKVSSKKDSEKEAQVEDSQKQAKQIEEEYKQKQAELKEQLTEALSNILLGEKIPLDVVNSETGEIIIPANRKITKTLLRKLAEVYDRIEIDPSPIRNKINEIIGAYKKKFDDLQMQFDEEMERLESGEGRDTGIIKSVKVYIASKRKLSVGDKMAGRHGNKGVVAKIVPEEDMPFLADGTPVDIVLNPLGVPSRMNVGQLLETHLGWAAHVLGLRFATPVFDGIKEKEIREYLRQAGEKQKAEGQPVLVNEAGKAILYDGRTGEPFDQEVVVGYIYMMKLGHLVADKIHARAVGPYSLVTQQPLGGKAQYGGQRFGEMEVWAMEAYGAAYSLQELLTVKSDDVQGRTRVYESIVKGDNVLEAGIPESFNVLVKEMQALGLDVRVGMARPAEAPPEPARLLSTL, translated from the coding sequence ATGCCAGCTCGAGCAACTGAACGAATCAACTTCGGCCGCATCAAGGAAATCATTGCGCCGCCGAACCTGATCGAACTGCAGATCACCTCCTACGAGGAATTTCTGCAGAAGGACGTGCCCCCCAACAAACGCAAGTTGACGGGGCTCCAGGCGGTCTTCAAGGAGATCTTCCCCATCGAAAGCTACGACGGGAAGTTCGTCTTGGATTTCGTCTCGTACGAAATCGGGGAGCCGAAGATGGACTGGCTGGAGGCACTGCGCGAGGGCCTCACCTACGGCGCCCCACTGTACGTCACGTTCCGGCTGCGCGAGGAGAACAAGAGCGTCAAGGAAGAACGGGTGTTCATGGGCGAGATCCCGCTCATGACCCCCCAGGGTTCGTTCGTCATCAACGGGGCCGAACGCGTCGTCGTCAGCCAACTGCATCGCTCGCCCGGCCTGGTCTTCGAAGCCACCCAGCACGCCAACGGCAAGACCCTGCATTCGTATCGTATCATCCCCGACCGGGGATCGTGGTACGAGGCCCAGTTTGATACCAACGACCTGCTGTACGTCTATCTCGACCGCAAGAAACGGCGCCGCAAGTTCCTCATCACCACCTTCTTCCGCGCCATCAGCTTTCTGGACGGTGAACCTGTCAAGGGCCGCGACGGGACCGAAAAACCCCGCGGGACCGATGAGGAGATCCTGCGCCTCTTCTACAACATCGAGGAACTCACCCTCAAAGAGGCGGAGAAACGGGATGACCTGGCCAACCTGGTGCTGGTCCACGATGTCATCAACCCGGAGAACAATTACGTCGTGGTCCGGGCCTTCGAGTCGCTCTCCAAGGCCGTCCTCAAGCAGATCGCCGACGCCGGCCTGCAGCGCATCCGGGTGGTGGACATCTCGGTGGACGAGGGTGTCATCATCAAATGCATCCGCAAGGACCCGGCCCGCAACGAAGAGGAGGCACTGCGCGACATTTATCGCCGGCTGCGTCCGGGTGACCCGCCCACTCCGGCCAACGCACGGGCCCTCATCAAACGATTGTTCTTCGACCCCAAACGGTACGACCTGGGCCGCGTCGGCCGGTACAAGATCAACCAAAAACTCGGTCTGAAAACGGGGGATGTCCGCATCCTGACCAAGGAGGACTTGGTGGCGGCCACCAAGTACCTGCTCCGTTTGCGTCAGGGTGAGGGTACCTTGGACGATATCGACCACCTGGGCAGCCGACGGGTTCGTACCGTGGGTGAACTTCTGGCCAACCAGTGCCGGGTGGGCCTGGCGCGCACCGAGCGGCTGGTCAAGGAGCGCATGACGCTCTTCGACCAGACGGTCGAACCCATGACGCCGCAGAAGCTCATCAACCCCAAGGCCCTTTCGGCGGTGATCCGGGACTTCTTCGGCCGGAGCCAGCTGAGCCAGTTCATGGACCAGATCAACCCTCTGGCCGAACTGACGCACAAACGGCGCCTGTCCGCCCTGGGCCCGGGCGGCCTGTCCCGCGACCGCGCCGGATTCGAGGTGCGCGACGTGCACCCCTCGCACTACGGTCGGATCTGTCCCATCGAAACGCCGGAAGGTCCGAACATCGGGTTGATCGCCTCGCTGGCCACCTACGCCCGGGTCAATGAGTTCGGTTTCCTGGAAACGCCCTACCGGAAGGTCGAAAAGGGCCGGGTCACCGACAAGATCGAGTACCTCACGGCCGACCAGGAGGAACAGTACCTGATCGCCCAGGCCAACACGCCCGTGGACGAAAAGGGCCGGTTCCTGGTCGACCGCGTCCTCTGCCGTGCCCGGGGCGACTTCGTGGAGGTCGAGCCCGAACAGGTCGACTACATGGACGTGTCGCCCAAACAGTTGGTGTCGGTGGCCGCCAGCCTGATTCCGTTCCTGGAACACGACGACGCCAACCGGGCGCTCATGGGATCGAACATGCAGCGTCAGGCGGTCCCATTGATCGTGACCGAGGCGCCCTACGTGGCCACCGGGATGGAGGAACGGGTGGCACGCGATTCCCGGGCCGTGGTCGTGGCCGAGGAATCCGGTCGCGTGGCCGCCATCACCGGCACCCAGATCATCGTCACCCGCGACGGCAAACTCCCCGAGAGCCGTCGCAAACTCCGGCATGATCCGGAGAAGGGCATCTGGATCTATCCCATCCGCAAGTTCATGCGTTCCAACGCGGCCACCTGCATCAATCAGAAGATCCTGGTCCGGGTGGGTGAGCCGGTGAAGAAGGGCCAGGTCCTGGCCGATGGTCCCTGCACCAGCAACGGCGAGCTGGCTCTGGGACGGAACGTGCTGGTGGCGTTCATGCCCTGGAACGGTTACAACTTCGAGGACGCCATCCTCATCAGCTCGCGCATCGTCAAGGAGGACATCTTCACCTCCATCCACATCGAGGAATTCGAGGTCAGCGCCCGGGACACCAAACTGGGTCCGGAGGAAATCACGCGGGACATCCCGAACGTGGGTGAGGACGCCCTGAAGAACCTGGGCCCCGATGGGGTCATCCGCATCGGTGCCGAAGTCCGGCCCGGCGACATCCTGGTCGGCAAAATCACACCCAAGTCGGAGACCGAGCTGGCCCCCGAGGAGCGACTCCTGCGCGCCATCTTCGGTGAGAAGGCCGCCGACGTGAAAGACACCTCCCTGCGGGTGCCGTCCGGCACCTACGGCATTGTCATGGACGTGAAGGTCTCCTCCAAGAAGGACTCCGAAAAGGAGGCGCAGGTCGAGGACAGTCAGAAACAGGCCAAACAGATCGAGGAGGAGTACAAGCAGAAACAGGCCGAGCTGAAGGAACAGCTCACCGAGGCGTTGAGCAACATCCTGCTGGGCGAAAAGATCCCGTTGGATGTGGTCAACAGCGAGACCGGCGAGATCATCATCCCCGCCAACCGCAAGATCACCAAGACGCTCCTGCGGAAACTGGCGGAGGTGTACGACCGCATCGAGATCGATCCCTCCCCGATCCGCAACAAGATCAACGAGATCATCGGCGCCTACAAAAAGAAGTTCGATGATCTGCAGATGCAGTTTGACGAGGAGATGGAGCGGCTGGAGTCGGGCGAGGGCCGCGACACCGGCATCATCAAGTCGGTCAAGGTTTACATCGCCTCCAAGCGGAAGCTGTCGGTGGGCGACAAGATGGCCGGCCGGCACGGGAACAAGGGTGTGGTGGCCAAGATCGTGCCGGAGGAGGACATGCCCTTTTTGGCGGACGGCACGCCGGTGGACATCGTCCTGAACCCTCTGGGCGTGCCCTCCCGGATGAACGTGGGTCAGTTGCTGGAGACCCACCTGGGTTGGGCGGCGCACGTGCTGGGTCTGCGATTCGCCACGCCGGTCTTCGACGGCATCAAGGAAAAGGAGATCCGCGAGTACCTGCGCCAGGCCGGCGAAAAACAGAAGGCGGAAGGCCAGCCCGTGCTGGTCAACGAGGCCGGCAAGGCCATCCTGTACGACGGCCGGACCGGCGAGCCGTTTGATCAGGAGGTCGTGGTCGGTTACATCTACATGATGAAACTGGGCCACCTCGTGGCCGACAAGATCCATGCCCGTGCCGTGGGACCGTACTCCCTCGTCACCCAGCAACCCCTGGGCGGCAAGGCCCAGTACGGTGGCCAGCGCTTCGGCGAGATGGAGGTGTGGGCCATGGAAGCCTACGGTGCAGCCTACTCCCTGCAGGAGTTGCTGACCGTCAAGTCCGACGATGTCCAGGGTCGTACCCGCGTGTACGAAAGCATCGTCAAGGGCGACAACGTGTTGGAGGCCGGCATCCCCGAGTCCTTCAACGTTCTGGTGAAGGAAATGCAGGCCCTCGGCCTGGATGTGCGGGTCGGCATGGCCCGGCCGGCCGAGGCTCCGCCGGAACCGGCGCGTCTCCTCAGCACGTTGTGA
- the rplL gene encoding 50S ribosomal protein L7/L12: protein MADIANLVEELSKLTVLEAAELVKKLEEKWGVSAAAPVAVAAPAAAGAAGAAAAPAAEAKTTFDVVLVSLPADKKIPVIKAVREIKAGLGLADAKALVEGAPKPVLEGVSKEEAEAAKKKLEEAGAKVELK from the coding sequence ATGGCAGACATCGCAAACCTGGTGGAGGAACTGAGCAAGCTCACGGTCCTGGAGGCCGCGGAGCTGGTCAAGAAACTGGAGGAGAAATGGGGTGTGAGCGCGGCGGCCCCGGTGGCCGTGGCCGCGCCGGCCGCGGCAGGCGCCGCGGGTGCGGCGGCTGCACCGGCGGCCGAGGCCAAGACCACCTTTGATGTGGTGCTGGTCTCGCTGCCGGCGGACAAGAAGATCCCGGTCATCAAGGCCGTGCGCGAAATCAAGGCCGGACTGGGTCTGGCCGACGCCAAGGCCCTGGTCGAGGGCGCCCCGAAACCGGTTCTGGAAGGGGTGTCCAAGGAAGAGGCCGAGGCGGCCAAGAAGAAGCTCGAGGAGGCCGGTGCCAAGGTCGAGCTCAAGTAA
- the rplJ gene encoding 50S ribosomal protein L10, which translates to MRPEKQSLTQEYLQRLQSSPYVILVNYTGLNVAAMTELRRRLRAAQAELHVIKNTIFRIAAREAGLGDLGDALVGQLAAVTGRHDVCAAAKVLKTFAAEFDKPKFHLGLLGNQRLDAAQLQQLAELPPLDTLRAQLLGLLQEPAARLVRLIQTPAARLARVIQARIDKEGGQSAGS; encoded by the coding sequence ATGCGCCCGGAAAAACAATCGCTCACCCAGGAGTATCTGCAGCGGCTGCAGAGCTCGCCCTATGTCATCCTGGTCAACTACACCGGCCTGAACGTCGCGGCGATGACCGAGCTGCGACGGCGCCTGCGGGCGGCGCAGGCCGAGCTGCACGTCATCAAAAACACCATCTTTCGGATCGCCGCCCGGGAGGCGGGACTCGGCGATCTGGGTGACGCGTTGGTGGGGCAACTGGCTGCCGTCACGGGTCGGCACGACGTGTGCGCCGCCGCCAAGGTCCTCAAAACCTTTGCCGCCGAGTTCGACAAACCGAAGTTCCATCTGGGCCTGCTGGGCAACCAGCGGTTGGACGCGGCCCAGTTGCAGCAACTGGCGGAGCTGCCGCCCCTGGACACGTTGCGGGCCCAGTTGCTGGGCCTGTTGCAGGAACCGGCCGCCCGGCTGGTGCGCCTGATCCAGACGCCCGCAGCCCGGTTGGCCCGCGTGATCCAGGCCCGGATCGACAAGGAAGGCGGTCAGAGCGCCGGCTCGTAA
- the rplA gene encoding 50S ribosomal protein L1, with the protein MAKKHSKRYLKALELVNGKQTYPLREAVEILKRFPRARFDETVDLAFRLGVDPKQSDQMVRGTVALPHGTGKKVRVLVFAKPGDAADAARAAGADYVGFEEYIKKCQEGWIDFDVAIATPEAMTEVRKLGKILGPRGLMPNPKTGTVTDDTARAVREFKAGRVEFKLDKTGNLHLPIGKASFSAQQIEENARAAIDAVAKARPASLRGRYIHSCAISTTMSPSIRLDLRDLGITA; encoded by the coding sequence ATGGCAAAAAAACACAGCAAGCGATACCTCAAGGCACTGGAGCTGGTTAACGGGAAACAAACCTACCCGCTCAGGGAAGCGGTGGAAATCCTGAAACGATTCCCCCGGGCCCGGTTCGACGAAACGGTGGACCTGGCCTTTCGCCTGGGGGTGGATCCGAAACAGTCGGATCAAATGGTCCGGGGCACCGTGGCCCTGCCCCACGGCACCGGCAAAAAGGTGCGGGTTTTGGTCTTCGCCAAGCCGGGCGACGCTGCCGACGCAGCCCGGGCTGCCGGGGCCGACTACGTCGGGTTTGAAGAGTACATCAAGAAATGCCAGGAGGGCTGGATCGATTTCGACGTGGCCATCGCCACGCCGGAGGCCATGACCGAAGTGCGCAAACTGGGCAAAATCCTGGGTCCGCGCGGGTTGATGCCGAACCCGAAAACCGGCACGGTCACGGATGACACCGCCCGGGCAGTGCGCGAATTCAAAGCGGGTCGCGTGGAATTCAAGCTGGACAAGACGGGCAACCTGCACCTGCCCATCGGCAAGGCGAGCTTCTCCGCCCAGCAAATCGAGGAAAACGCCCGGGCCGCCATTGACGCGGTCGCCAAGGCGCGTCCGGCCTCGTTGCGCGGCCGGTACATCCACAGTTGCGCCATCAGCACGACCATGAGTCCCTCCATCCGACTGGACCTGCGGGACCTGGGGATCACCGCCTGA
- the rplK gene encoding 50S ribosomal protein L11 has product MAKKVTAVIKLQIPAGQANPAPPVGPALGQHGVNIMAFCKEFNAATKDQAGMIIPVVITVYQDKSFTFITKSPPASALLKKAAGIAVGSKAPNKEKVGKVTRQQIMEIVKLKGKDLNANSEEAAYRMIAGTARSMGIEVVD; this is encoded by the coding sequence ATGGCAAAGAAAGTTACAGCCGTCATCAAGTTGCAGATTCCGGCCGGTCAGGCCAACCCGGCCCCGCCGGTGGGGCCGGCGCTGGGCCAGCACGGCGTGAACATCATGGCCTTCTGCAAGGAGTTCAACGCCGCCACCAAGGACCAGGCCGGGATGATCATCCCCGTCGTCATCACGGTCTACCAGGACAAGTCGTTCACCTTCATCACCAAATCCCCTCCGGCCTCAGCCCTGCTCAAAAAGGCCGCGGGGATCGCCGTGGGGTCCAAGGCACCCAACAAGGAAAAAGTGGGCAAGGTCACCCGACAGCAAATCATGGAAATCGTCAAGCTCAAGGGCAAGGATTTGAACGCCAATTCCGAGGAGGCGGCCTACCGGATGATTGCCGGCACGGCACGCAGCATGGGAATTGAAGTGGTCGACTGA
- the nusG gene encoding transcription termination/antitermination protein NusG, whose translation MRPRWYILHTLAGQEKKVKESIEKRAKTEELTDYILEVMVPEERVVEVRNQKKIVSMRKLWPGYVFVRMILFDDQDQLLPRPYYFIKETPGVLGFASESGDRPEATPDEDVEQIKAQISASEETERPKVNFEVGETVKINNGPFLNFSGVIQEIEPERGKLKVVVNIFGRNTPVELEYWQVEKA comes from the coding sequence ATGCGACCCCGGTGGTACATTCTGCACACGCTGGCCGGTCAGGAGAAGAAGGTCAAAGAAAGCATCGAAAAGCGCGCCAAGACCGAGGAACTGACCGATTACATCCTCGAGGTCATGGTCCCCGAGGAACGGGTGGTCGAGGTGCGCAATCAGAAGAAGATCGTTTCGATGCGCAAACTCTGGCCCGGCTACGTGTTTGTGCGGATGATCCTGTTTGATGACCAGGACCAGCTGCTGCCGCGGCCCTACTATTTCATCAAGGAGACGCCCGGGGTGCTGGGTTTTGCCAGCGAAAGCGGCGACCGACCGGAGGCCACCCCGGACGAGGACGTGGAACAGATCAAGGCCCAGATTTCGGCTTCCGAGGAGACCGAGCGGCCCAAGGTGAACTTTGAAGTGGGCGAGACGGTCAAAATCAACAACGGCCCGTTCCTGAACTTCAGTGGGGTGATTCAGGAGATCGAACCGGAACGCGGCAAACTCAAGGTCGTGGTGAACATTTTCGGCCGCAACACCCCGGTGGAGCTGGAGTACTGGCAGGTGGAGAAGGCCTGA
- the secE gene encoding preprotein translocase subunit SecE produces MSELIPTLIWLAILGIVFGVLWYLGYVARFANYLKETREELRKCTWPTWEELKGSTAVVMVATLLLGLFTALVDLVFAMFARHIMG; encoded by the coding sequence GTGAGTGAGCTGATTCCAACGCTGATCTGGCTGGCGATTCTCGGGATCGTCTTCGGGGTGCTTTGGTACCTCGGGTACGTGGCCCGGTTCGCCAATTATTTGAAGGAGACGCGCGAAGAGCTGCGCAAGTGCACCTGGCCCACCTGGGAGGAACTCAAAGGTTCCACCGCCGTGGTGATGGTGGCGACCCTCCTGCTGGGCCTGTTCACCGCGCTGGTGGACCTTGTGTTTGCCATGTTCGCGCGTCACATCATGGGCTGA
- the tuf gene encoding elongation factor Tu: MGKEQFQRTKPHVNVGTIGHIDHGKSTLTAAIVAVQARKGLAKPISYAEITKGGTVRDETKTVTIAVSHVEYESDKRHYAHVDCPGHADYIKNMITGAAQMDGAILVVDAAEGPMPQTREHILLARQVGVPAIVVFLNKVDLVDDPELLDLVEMELRDLLKKYGFDGDNAPIIRGSAKKALAGDPEGEKAIQELLNAVDEYIPLPTREIDKPFLMSIEDVFNIEGRGTVVTGRVERGVLERMQEVEIVGLRETRKTVATDIEMFRKILDKAVAGDNVGVLLRGIKKDEVERGMVLAKPGSITPHTHFRAEVYVLSKEEGGRHTPFFVNYRPQFYFRTTDVTGDVRDIRSLTGEKVEMVMPGDNVNLEVKVIAPIAMERGQRFAIREGGRTIGAGRVTEIIE; this comes from the coding sequence ATGGGTAAAGAGCAATTTCAGCGTACGAAGCCGCACGTAAACGTCGGCACGATCGGTCACATCGACCACGGGAAGTCCACACTGACGGCAGCCATTGTGGCCGTGCAGGCCCGGAAGGGTCTGGCCAAGCCGATCAGTTACGCCGAAATCACCAAGGGTGGCACGGTCCGTGACGAAACCAAGACGGTCACGATCGCCGTGTCCCACGTGGAGTACGAGAGCGACAAGCGGCACTACGCACACGTGGACTGCCCCGGACACGCCGACTACATCAAGAACATGATCACCGGTGCGGCCCAGATGGACGGCGCAATCCTGGTGGTGGACGCGGCCGAAGGCCCGATGCCCCAGACGCGCGAGCACATCCTCTTGGCCCGTCAGGTGGGTGTGCCGGCCATCGTGGTGTTCCTGAACAAGGTGGACCTTGTGGACGATCCCGAGCTGTTGGATCTGGTGGAGATGGAGCTTCGGGATCTGCTGAAGAAATACGGCTTTGACGGGGACAACGCGCCCATCATCCGGGGCAGCGCCAAGAAGGCCCTGGCAGGCGATCCGGAAGGGGAAAAGGCCATTCAGGAACTGCTCAACGCGGTGGACGAGTACATCCCGCTGCCGACCCGCGAGATTGACAAGCCGTTCCTGATGAGCATCGAGGACGTGTTCAACATTGAAGGTCGCGGCACCGTCGTGACCGGCCGTGTGGAACGCGGTGTCCTGGAGCGGATGCAGGAGGTGGAGATCGTCGGACTGCGCGAGACCCGCAAGACGGTCGCCACCGACATTGAGATGTTCCGCAAGATCCTCGACAAGGCGGTGGCCGGCGACAACGTCGGCGTGCTGCTCCGCGGCATCAAGAAAGATGAGGTGGAGCGCGGCATGGTGCTGGCCAAACCCGGCTCCATCACCCCGCACACCCATTTCCGGGCCGAAGTGTACGTCCTGTCGAAGGAGGAAGGCGGTCGGCACACGCCCTTCTTTGTCAATTACCGTCCGCAGTTCTACTTCCGGACGACCGACGTCACCGGGGACGTTCGGGACATCCGGTCGTTGACGGGCGAGAAGGTTGAAATGGTGATGCCCGGAGATAATGTGAATTTGGAGGTCAAGGTCATTGCGCCCATCGCGATGGAACGCGGCCAACGGTTCGCGATTCGCGAGGGTGGCCGCACCATCGGGGCGGGTCGCGTGACCGAGATCATCGAATGA
- a CDS encoding ThiF family adenylyltransferase produces MLRAAGYWTRAVTGDYEARFGGVRRLLGAEVQDRLRRAHVCVIGVGGVGSWVVEALARTGVGGLTLVDFDEVCITNVNRQLPALTGQFGRPKVELLAERVRLIQPEIRVRPWQKQYTPGTSAEILGECYDVVVDAIDRPALKAHLIAACRERGLRVVCSGGAGGRTDPTRIRVADLAEVTHDRLLQATRKWLRSRHGFPREPGRRMGVPCVYSPQPPVYPAPDGSVCARPVPGTNLRLDCRSGYGTACYVTGAFGFAVASVVVRWIGGESFPGQT; encoded by the coding sequence GTGCTTCGGGCTGCGGGGTATTGGACCCGGGCTGTGACAGGCGATTACGAGGCACGTTTTGGCGGGGTTCGACGGTTGCTGGGCGCCGAGGTCCAGGACCGTTTGCGGCGCGCCCATGTCTGTGTGATCGGGGTGGGCGGTGTGGGATCGTGGGTGGTGGAGGCGCTGGCGCGGACGGGTGTGGGCGGACTGACGCTCGTGGATTTCGACGAGGTTTGCATCACGAATGTGAACCGGCAGTTGCCGGCCCTGACGGGGCAGTTCGGTCGGCCGAAGGTCGAACTGTTGGCCGAGCGGGTGCGGCTGATCCAGCCCGAGATCCGGGTACGGCCCTGGCAGAAGCAGTACACGCCGGGCACGTCGGCAGAGATCCTCGGCGAATGCTACGACGTGGTGGTGGACGCGATCGACCGGCCCGCGCTGAAGGCGCATTTGATTGCGGCGTGCAGGGAACGCGGGTTGCGGGTGGTGTGTTCGGGCGGGGCCGGCGGCCGGACTGATCCGACGAGGATTCGGGTGGCGGATCTGGCGGAGGTGACACATGACCGTTTGTTGCAGGCCACGCGCAAGTGGTTGCGTTCGCGGCACGGGTTCCCGCGCGAACCGGGTCGCAGGATGGGCGTGCCGTGTGTGTATTCGCCCCAGCCGCCGGTGTATCCGGCGCCGGACGGGTCGGTTTGCGCCCGCCCCGTACCCGGGACGAATCTGCGGTTGGATTGCCGCAGCGGGTATGGCACCGCCTGTTATGTGACGGGGGCGTTTGGGTTTGCCGTCGCCTCGGTCGTGGTGCGTTGGATTGGCGGGGAGAGCTTTCCGGGCCAGACGTGA
- a CDS encoding TatD family hydrolase gives MRFYDAHNHLQDERFGGRQAELLQLCRARGITAMVVNGSCEEDWPHVLELARLHPEVIPSFGYHPWYVGERSPAWLDQLRTRLREIPSAVGEIGLDRWKPDLPYEGQEEVFLAQLQLAAEANLPASIHCLRAWGRLYELLRTHPRPACGFLLHSYGGPPEMVRPLAQLGAYFSLPGYFARPGKTRQQEAFRLVPPDRLLIETDAPDQLPPPERLLHPLQDQQSGRPINHPANLPAVYAFAAELRGWSLETLAARVEENFHRLFGHVWPGKLSPPIQRTTTEATANPNAPVT, from the coding sequence ATGCGTTTCTACGACGCACATAATCATCTGCAGGACGAGCGCTTTGGCGGACGGCAGGCCGAACTCCTCCAGCTCTGTCGCGCCCGGGGCATCACCGCCATGGTCGTCAACGGCTCGTGTGAAGAAGATTGGCCGCACGTGCTGGAGCTGGCCCGCCTTCATCCCGAGGTGATCCCCAGCTTTGGTTATCACCCCTGGTATGTGGGCGAGCGAAGTCCGGCCTGGCTCGACCAACTCCGCACCCGGCTCCGGGAAATCCCGTCGGCCGTGGGCGAAATCGGACTGGACCGCTGGAAACCCGACCTGCCCTACGAGGGACAGGAGGAGGTCTTCCTGGCCCAACTGCAACTGGCCGCCGAGGCCAACCTCCCGGCCAGCATCCACTGCCTGCGCGCCTGGGGACGTCTCTACGAACTGCTCCGCACGCATCCGCGTCCTGCCTGCGGGTTTTTGCTTCACAGCTACGGCGGTCCACCCGAAATGGTCCGGCCCCTGGCCCAACTCGGCGCCTACTTCTCCCTGCCCGGCTACTTTGCCCGCCCCGGGAAAACCCGCCAACAAGAGGCCTTTCGGCTCGTCCCGCCCGACCGCCTCCTGATCGAGACCGACGCGCCGGACCAGCTGCCCCCTCCGGAACGGCTGTTGCATCCCTTGCAGGACCAGCAGTCCGGCCGGCCCATCAATCACCCCGCCAACCTGCCGGCCGTCTATGCCTTTGCCGCAGAGCTGCGCGGTTGGTCGCTCGAAACCCTTGCGGCCCGGGTGGAAGAGAACTTCCACCGACTGTTCGGTCACGTCTGGCCCGGAAAGCTCTCCCCGCCAATCCAACGCACCACGACCGAGGCGACGGCAAACCCAAACGCCCCCGTCACATAA